One part of the Tautonia rosea genome encodes these proteins:
- a CDS encoding protein kinase domain-containing protein has product MSIADDDRSLLFATLAARSGLISISELDEALKRWAADRSRFIAEVLDDLGSLDAQKKAAVEQLMRLHLSQHGNDPSQSLRALSTVSVQDASAPDQDNACSYLIELTGFPGDPDVTLIPGNAGRSRSVGAAGAVGDARFQVIRLHAKGGLGEVHVAYDRELDRDVALKEIQAQYADDLASRTRFLLEARITGNLEHPGIVPVYALGQHEDGRPYYTMRFVRGESLRDAIDRFHRSEGRPRTRRDRALRLRKFIVRFLAVCDAVDYAHSRGVIHRDLKPSNILLGPHGETLVVDWGLARPLDELDAAEADAEGMIQNFEPESKGIEATVAIGPQPSVLLGAGSGSTEQTVPGVAVGTPHYMAPEQAIGDSERIGPASDVYSLGATLSTLLTGHPPIEGSDPKSILNRVKTGEVVAARSRDRTIDPCLDAICSKAMAFEPADRYPTARALADDLERWLADEPVSARRDPFVIRLGRWSRRHQTWVAGVLAALLVALGSLGFIGQVVLDRQQARLDREVALAEAREADREAQVARDAERLQRYYALFDRLRQRSADPRPGWTWQARDELAEAARLRPREDVDGAALLRTIAAERLATFDYKDAEDLLLGLNPSCVAFAPNGQTLALGEFKAQGFLVCSVVLVDWPSGTIQRRLSFPASFKDQIRDGGQDGVRRMTFDAEGRWLAAGTRSGRIQLWDLQQDDPHRLVWSAHEGNLLGLAFAAGGDAPAIVSCGEDGALRRWELDAPRRAPRAPAAEFRGEGPVQTLAISRSGALACVVGGRLHRHDPNTLESIEQGPEVGSNRLAWSPDGRMIAAGGSEAITLVSSDRMQVVDLLTDPELSTAAHRYDLSDLDFHPSGSLLASACSHDDDRCIKFWDASTGQMVGSIHEAEGTGYGLIDVAFDPDGDQIVTTGKGRATQRELTDHPAYEAIGLDETLVKAVAYMPDGQSVARLGRSEDLIRVELWSFDGPKRLAGLDLPAEGSDNGGPLSLAVSPKGDYVAFSGTGAGVLLWKIGSEAPPEVIGRINPSALQFSTDGRRLWFLFDDQREIGCWDLERQAQIVGWRDRGAEIVRGMLTLPSLTLAEPWIAAGGRDGLTRLLRLDADDPVLVRQWDHKDGPIHALALREDGSLVVSGTSGGALVLIPLPDGVPSATIGDAHPGGVSSLAIAPDGRTLASGGVDQVVRLWRIDASTLRLVATLGEATGPIIGLDFAPDGRSLAVAVEGEQAMRLWRLDRLESSWDAGGIGIER; this is encoded by the coding sequence ATGTCGATCGCCGATGATGACCGATCGCTCCTCTTTGCGACGCTCGCGGCGCGATCGGGTCTGATCTCGATCTCCGAGCTGGACGAGGCGCTGAAGCGTTGGGCGGCCGACCGTTCCCGGTTCATCGCCGAGGTGCTCGATGACCTCGGTTCGCTCGACGCTCAGAAGAAGGCCGCGGTCGAGCAGTTGATGCGTCTGCATCTCTCGCAGCATGGGAACGATCCCTCGCAAAGCCTTCGGGCCTTGTCGACCGTGTCGGTCCAAGACGCTTCAGCACCTGACCAGGACAACGCGTGTTCGTATCTGATAGAACTGACTGGTTTTCCCGGCGACCCGGATGTCACCCTGATTCCGGGAAACGCTGGCCGGAGTCGGTCGGTGGGGGCCGCGGGTGCGGTGGGCGATGCCCGATTCCAGGTCATCCGGTTGCACGCGAAGGGGGGGCTGGGTGAGGTCCACGTCGCTTACGATCGTGAGCTGGATCGCGACGTGGCGTTGAAGGAAATCCAGGCTCAGTACGCCGATGATCTGGCCAGTCGAACCCGATTTCTGCTTGAGGCAAGAATCACGGGTAATCTGGAGCATCCAGGAATTGTGCCAGTCTATGCCCTGGGGCAGCATGAGGATGGACGGCCGTATTACACGATGCGGTTTGTTCGAGGCGAGTCGCTCCGCGATGCGATTGATCGTTTTCACCGAAGCGAGGGACGGCCAAGGACCCGGAGAGACCGGGCCTTGCGGCTGCGGAAGTTCATTGTCCGGTTCCTTGCCGTCTGTGATGCGGTGGACTATGCGCACAGCCGAGGGGTGATCCACCGCGATCTGAAGCCGTCGAACATTCTGCTCGGGCCTCACGGAGAAACCTTGGTCGTCGACTGGGGGTTGGCCCGGCCGCTTGACGAACTCGATGCGGCTGAGGCTGACGCCGAAGGGATGATCCAGAATTTCGAACCGGAATCGAAGGGGATCGAGGCGACGGTTGCCATTGGTCCTCAGCCCAGTGTGTTGCTCGGCGCCGGATCGGGATCGACCGAGCAAACCGTGCCCGGCGTGGCCGTAGGAACGCCTCACTACATGGCCCCGGAACAGGCGATCGGCGATTCGGAGCGCATTGGTCCGGCGAGCGATGTTTACAGTCTCGGCGCGACGCTTTCCACCCTCTTAACGGGCCATCCGCCCATTGAGGGGTCGGACCCGAAGTCGATCTTGAATCGGGTGAAGACGGGTGAGGTGGTGGCGGCCCGGTCCCGTGATCGGACCATCGACCCGTGCCTTGACGCGATCTGCTCGAAGGCGATGGCGTTTGAGCCGGCCGACCGCTACCCGACCGCCCGGGCGCTGGCCGATGACCTGGAACGGTGGCTGGCCGATGAGCCGGTCTCTGCTCGTCGCGATCCGTTCGTAATCCGGCTCGGCCGCTGGTCGAGACGACATCAGACCTGGGTGGCCGGGGTCCTGGCGGCTCTGCTGGTGGCCCTGGGGAGCCTGGGATTCATCGGACAGGTCGTGCTGGATCGTCAGCAGGCACGGCTCGATCGCGAGGTGGCGCTGGCCGAGGCCCGTGAGGCCGATCGAGAAGCACAGGTCGCTCGCGACGCCGAGCGGTTGCAACGATACTATGCCCTCTTCGACCGGCTTCGCCAGCGATCAGCCGACCCTCGGCCCGGCTGGACCTGGCAGGCTCGCGACGAGCTGGCCGAAGCTGCGAGGCTTCGCCCCCGAGAGGACGTGGATGGGGCTGCCTTGCTCCGAACCATCGCCGCCGAGCGGCTGGCGACGTTCGATTACAAGGACGCCGAGGATCTGCTGCTGGGACTGAATCCAAGCTGCGTCGCCTTCGCCCCCAATGGCCAAACCCTGGCGCTGGGCGAGTTCAAGGCTCAAGGGTTTCTGGTCTGCTCGGTCGTGCTCGTCGATTGGCCGTCCGGGACGATTCAGCGTCGGCTCTCGTTTCCGGCGTCGTTCAAAGACCAGATTCGAGACGGGGGGCAGGATGGTGTCCGTCGGATGACCTTTGATGCCGAGGGCCGGTGGCTGGCTGCCGGCACGCGGAGCGGTCGGATTCAGCTCTGGGACCTTCAACAGGACGATCCGCACCGTCTGGTTTGGTCGGCCCATGAGGGGAATCTGCTCGGCCTGGCCTTCGCGGCCGGGGGTGACGCTCCGGCGATTGTTTCCTGCGGCGAGGATGGTGCCCTCCGTCGCTGGGAACTCGACGCGCCTCGGCGTGCTCCTCGGGCTCCGGCCGCCGAGTTTCGTGGCGAGGGGCCGGTGCAAACCCTGGCGATCAGCCGATCGGGAGCTCTGGCGTGTGTGGTGGGAGGTCGCTTGCATCGGCACGACCCGAACACGCTGGAGTCGATCGAGCAAGGACCGGAGGTCGGAAGCAATCGCCTGGCCTGGAGCCCCGACGGCCGGATGATTGCCGCCGGAGGCTCCGAGGCAATCACCTTGGTTTCGAGCGATCGGATGCAGGTTGTTGACCTTCTGACCGACCCGGAACTTTCCACGGCGGCCCATCGTTACGATCTGAGCGACCTGGACTTCCACCCATCCGGCTCGCTGCTGGCGTCCGCCTGTTCACATGATGACGATCGGTGCATCAAGTTCTGGGACGCAAGCACCGGGCAGATGGTCGGTTCCATTCACGAGGCCGAAGGGACCGGCTACGGGCTGATCGACGTGGCCTTCGACCCCGACGGGGACCAGATCGTTACGACCGGCAAGGGGAGGGCAACCCAGAGGGAGCTCACGGACCATCCGGCCTATGAGGCCATCGGGCTCGATGAAACCCTGGTCAAGGCGGTGGCCTACATGCCCGATGGTCAGAGCGTGGCCCGGCTCGGTCGATCAGAGGATTTGATCCGAGTGGAGCTTTGGAGCTTTGATGGGCCGAAACGACTGGCAGGACTCGACCTACCGGCCGAGGGATCAGACAATGGCGGGCCCCTGTCACTGGCCGTGTCTCCGAAAGGGGATTACGTCGCATTCAGTGGAACAGGTGCCGGCGTGCTTCTTTGGAAGATTGGCTCGGAAGCGCCTCCGGAAGTGATCGGGCGAATCAATCCGTCGGCCTTGCAATTCTCGACCGACGGCCGACGGCTGTGGTTCCTGTTCGATGATCAGCGGGAGATCGGTTGCTGGGATCTCGAGCGTCAGGCCCAGATCGTCGGCTGGCGTGATCGGGGGGCGGAGATTGTTCGGGGAATGCTCACCCTTCCCAGCCTGACCCTCGCCGAGCCCTGGATTGCCGCCGGGGGCCGCGACGGCCTGACCCGTCTGCTCCGGCTCGACGCGGACGATCCGGTTCTGGTTCGTCAGTGGGATCACAAGGACGGCCCAATCCACGCCCTGGCGCTCCGAGAGGATGGCAGTCTGGTTGTTTCGGGAACCTCGGGGGGAGCTCTGGTCTTGATTCCGTTACCCGACGGCGTGCCATCCGCCACGATCGGGGACGCTCATCCGGGTGGGGTTTCGTCTCTGGCGATCGCTCCTGATGGACGAACCCTGGCCTCGGGAGGGGTTGATCAGGTCGTTCGACTCTGGCGGATTGACGCATCGACGCTCCGGCTCGTGGCGACGCTTGGCGAAGCGACAGGCCCCATTATTGGGCTCGACTTCGCTCCCGACGGCCGATCGCTGGCCGTTGCGGTCGAAGGAGAGCAAGCGATGCGGCTTTGGCGGCTCGACCGGCTCGAATCGTCCTGGGATGCGGGGGGCATCGGGATTGAACGCTGA
- a CDS encoding DUF1559 domain-containing protein has product MNRFSRRGFTLIELLVVIAIIGVLIALLLPAVQSAREAARRAQCTNNMKQIGLALHNYHSTHETFPMGMSRNISTIDPFTSHTWNNWAIHALILPYLEQGPVYQACNFDWAVWHSGRTPQGYASNLTVFNTRIASFLCPSDGKAGQGRLNNYYASCGPNTQGSSQAGNGGNSPGLFTYQRSYSIADATDGTSNTLAFVEALVGDTRNGTHTRRNGMTGVSFVQQYNVQENPQVYFETMQACDLYWKSGAPLGHYTSSPGTRWVMGVTGWTLASTAVPPNGKEWGACRNGCPGCGIDNTQIMNSSSLHPGGINALLGDGSVRFIKDTVNLNTWWALGTKDGNEVLSSDQF; this is encoded by the coding sequence ATGAATCGATTTTCTCGTCGGGGTTTTACCCTGATTGAATTGCTGGTCGTCATTGCCATCATCGGCGTCTTGATCGCGCTGCTACTGCCGGCAGTGCAATCGGCGCGGGAAGCGGCACGTCGTGCCCAGTGCACGAACAACATGAAGCAGATCGGGTTGGCGTTGCATAATTATCATTCCACGCATGAGACATTTCCGATGGGGATGTCTCGCAACATCAGTACGATCGATCCGTTTACCTCGCACACCTGGAACAACTGGGCCATCCACGCCCTGATCCTGCCATATCTGGAGCAGGGCCCGGTTTATCAGGCGTGCAATTTCGACTGGGCGGTCTGGCACAGTGGGCGGACCCCCCAGGGGTACGCATCCAACCTTACGGTGTTCAATACCCGGATTGCGTCGTTCCTGTGCCCTTCGGACGGAAAGGCCGGTCAGGGACGCTTGAACAACTATTACGCCAGTTGCGGACCGAACACCCAAGGGTCAAGCCAGGCTGGTAACGGCGGAAATAGTCCAGGTCTGTTCACGTATCAGCGTTCCTACTCGATTGCGGATGCAACCGATGGTACTTCGAACACGCTCGCTTTTGTCGAGGCCCTGGTCGGAGATACCCGAAACGGTACGCACACGCGTCGGAACGGGATGACGGGTGTGTCGTTTGTCCAGCAGTACAACGTGCAGGAAAATCCTCAGGTCTACTTCGAGACGATGCAAGCCTGCGACCTTTACTGGAAGAGCGGTGCTCCCTTGGGTCACTATACCAGCAGCCCCGGAACCCGCTGGGTCATGGGGGTGACCGGGTGGACTCTTGCCTCGACGGCTGTTCCTCCCAACGGGAAGGAGTGGGGTGCGTGCCGCAACGGCTGCCCCGGATGCGGGATTGATAACACCCAGATAATGAATTCGAGCAGCCTGCATCCTGGCGGGATCAATGCTCTGCTCGGCGACGGCTCGGTCCGTTTCATCAAGGATACGGTTAATCTGAACACCTGGTGGGCGCTGGGCACGAAGGACGGCAACGAGGTGCTTAGCAGCGACCAGTTCTAA
- a CDS encoding tetratricopeptide repeat protein, which produces MAAVILIAGVAWKLTQDRDPERLSLQLAEAIEANQIDRAERLLQRLTRLRTPTADDWVLRAQVAFARDELDEALRAIEHVPDDHRMARWAHYRAGQVEVRRHRLRAAEAHFLKALNIDPTLVDVRRELLYLYGVQQRAEAIEGQLIALADLIPLTFRDVWYWCIARDQLRWEVDENQDVLSKVLEADPGDGWARLAMVEVLLDKGASLKEINELLEPMADDPDAIALMAQMALDRGAIEEAERLLDLGPADHVTLARLRGGLVMQREGPEASLPYFRTAYEIDPNRRETIVGLGQALRAAGRKEEAQPFLDQARAMDVLSGILARAVTPSGKSDPEMLRKLAEACLDAGRLREAVAWYELVLADDPFDTEIQNKLRQIEDALASTVEKDAATE; this is translated from the coding sequence GTGGCCGCCGTCATCCTGATCGCTGGAGTTGCATGGAAGCTCACCCAGGATCGCGATCCGGAGCGATTGTCGTTGCAGCTTGCCGAAGCGATCGAGGCGAATCAGATCGATCGTGCAGAACGGCTTCTGCAGCGGTTGACACGCCTCAGGACTCCTACAGCCGACGATTGGGTCTTACGCGCTCAGGTCGCCTTTGCTCGCGACGAGCTTGACGAAGCCTTGCGGGCGATCGAGCATGTTCCGGACGATCATCGGATGGCTCGCTGGGCACACTACCGGGCGGGTCAGGTGGAGGTTCGTCGACATCGGCTTCGGGCGGCGGAGGCTCATTTTCTCAAGGCACTGAACATCGACCCGACACTGGTCGATGTTCGTCGCGAACTGCTGTATCTCTATGGAGTCCAGCAGCGTGCCGAAGCGATCGAGGGCCAGTTGATCGCCCTTGCCGATCTCATTCCCCTGACCTTTCGGGATGTCTGGTACTGGTGCATTGCAAGAGATCAGCTGCGCTGGGAAGTGGATGAAAACCAGGACGTTCTGTCGAAGGTCCTGGAGGCCGATCCAGGTGACGGCTGGGCGCGACTGGCGATGGTCGAGGTTCTGCTCGACAAGGGAGCGTCCCTCAAGGAAATCAACGAATTGCTCGAACCGATGGCTGACGACCCCGATGCCATCGCCCTGATGGCTCAGATGGCTTTGGATCGTGGAGCAATCGAGGAGGCAGAGCGTCTGCTTGATCTGGGTCCTGCAGACCATGTCACCCTCGCTCGGCTTCGGGGTGGTCTTGTGATGCAACGAGAGGGACCCGAGGCCTCCTTGCCGTATTTTCGCACTGCGTACGAAATCGACCCGAACCGTCGCGAAACGATCGTGGGCCTGGGACAGGCCCTTCGGGCCGCGGGTCGAAAGGAGGAAGCCCAGCCGTTTCTGGACCAGGCTCGAGCAATGGATGTTCTCTCTGGCATCCTTGCCCGAGCCGTCACTCCGTCTGGGAAGAGCGATCCTGAAATGCTTCGCAAGCTGGCCGAAGCCTGTCTCGATGCCGGTCGGTTACGGGAGGCTGTTGCATGGTACGAACTCGTCCTGGCTGATGATCCGTTCGACACCGAGATTCAGAACAAGCTCAGGCAGATTGAGGACGCTCTCGCCTCAACCGTGGAGAAAGATGCCGCGACGGAGTGA